TCAGCTCCTTGATCCGGGCCACGCCCTCCTCGCCGCGCTCGGTGACGATGTCGGTGGCGCCGAACTCCTGGGCGAGCCGCTGCCGGGAGGCGTGCCGGGACATGGCGATGATGCGCTCCGCGCCCCTCTCCTTCGCCGCGATGACCGCGCACAGGCCCACCGCGCCGTCGCCGACGACCACTGCGGTGGAACCGGGCCCCACCTCGGCGGCGTCGGCAGCCCACCAGCCGGTGCCCATCACGTCCGACACTGCCAGCAGGCCGGGCCACGTCTCCTCGTCAGGCACCTCGTCGGTGGCGACCAGGGTGCCCTGTGCGTCGGGGATGCGGACGTACTCGGCTTGGCAGGCCGACATGAACTCGCGGTGCAGGCAATTCGACGGGAACCCGTTGCGGCAGTTCGCGCAGGTGTTGTCCGAGGTCGCGAAGGAGCCGACGACGAACTGGCCCGGCTTCACCGAGGTGACCTCGGAGCCGACCTCCTCCACGAAGCCGACGTACTCGTGGCCCATCGGGTGCGGGTCTCCGATCGGCTCCGCGCCGCGGTACGGCCACAGGTCCGAGCCGCACACACAGGTCACGGCCGTGCGGATGACGGCGTCGGTGGACTTGAGGATCTTGGGGTCGTCCAGCGTCTCGAAACGGACGTCGCCGGGGGCGTGGATCACTGCGCCGCGCATCAGCGGGGTTCCTTCACGTGCCGAGGCGTGCAGCCACCAGATGTCCGGGACCGCCGCCGTGTACAGGGCCTGGGTGCGCGCGCCCTTCGTGCTGCGGGGGCGGGGAGCACCACGTCATCCAGGTAACCCGCTCCCGGAGCCCGTAGCGAGGCACCGTCAAGGGGTGTACTGGCAGTACATCCCTGTGGTCGTGCGCGGGACGTACCGTCGAAGGCGTGGACAACCAGGCAGAGGTCCGCGAGTTCCTCACCTCGCGGCGCGCGAAGATCACTCCCGAGCAGGCGGGCCTGCCCGCCGGCAGCCGCCGGCGCGTGCCGGGCCTGCGCCGCAGCGAGGTCGCGGCGCTGGCCGATGTGAGCGTGGAGTACTACGCCAAACTGGAGCGCGGCAGCCTCGCCGGCGTCTCGCCGGCCGTGCTGGAGGCCGTCGCCCGGGCCTTGCAGCTCGACGACGCCGAACGCGCCCACCTGCTCCACCTGGCCCAGGCCGCCGACGGTTCCGACGTCCTCACCCGGCCCCGCCGCCGCGCCGCCCGGCGGTGGAAACCGCATCCGAGCCTGCAGTGGACCCTGGACGCCGTCACCGAGGGCCCGGCGTTCGTCCGCAACGGCCGCATGGACCTCCTGGCCGTCAACCGGCTCGCCCGCGCCTTCTACGCCGACGTGTACGCCGACCTCCACAACCAGGAGAACCTCGCCCGCTTCACCTTCCTCAGCCCCGACGCGCGCCGCTTCTATCCCGACTGGGACCAGGCCGCCGACATCACCGTCGCCATCCTGCGCACCGAAGCAGGCCGCAACCCCCACGACAAGGACCTCCACGACCTTGTCGGCGAACTCTCCACTCGCAGCGACGCCTTCCGCACCCGCTGGGGCGCCCACGACGTCCGTCACCACGGCACCGGCTTCAAGCGCTACCACCACGCGGCGGTCGGCGAACTCACCCTCGCCTACGAAGGCCTGGAAATGGCCGCCGAACCCGGCCTCACCCTCACCATCTACACCGCCGAACCCGCCTCCTCCTCCGAAGAGGGTCTGCGCCTGCTCGCTTCCTGGGCCGCCACGCCCCGTGCCCCCACACCCGAACCACACGCCGGTGACTGAGAATCCCCCACCGCAGGAAGCCGGATTCATCACCGCCTTCCTGCCGTCAGACGACGGCACCCCTGCAGATGGAGAACGCGCAGATCAGCGCACCCGTCCACGGGGCTTCAGCGCCACGTCGGGCAGCGCCGGCGCCGGGATCGGCGGGCCGTCGTAGCCTCGTACGGTGCCGAACCGATCACTGTTCATCCAGTCCTCGCGGGCCTGCGCGATGTCGTCCTGGGTCCTGCCCACGAAGTTCCACCACATGACGATCTCCTCCTCGAACGGCTCGCCGCCCAGGAGCATCAGTTCCGCGTCCGACTCGGCCCGCAGGGGAAGTCCGGTTCGCCCGCAGCCGAGGTAGAGCATCGAACCGGGCAGCACCGGTACTCCGTCGACCTCGGCCTCCCCCGACATCGACAGCACCGCGTACTCGAAGTCGGGGTCGAGGGGCAGCCGGGTCACGGTCCCGCGGGTGAGGGCCAGATCGGCGCCGACGATCGGGGTGTAGGCGGTACCGGGTGACCTGGCTCCGTCGAGTTCCCCCAGGATGACGGTGGCGGTGAGGCCGGGGGCCGTGACAGTGGGCAGATCGGCGTGGTGCTGGAAGTGCGGTTCCACGTTCCGGTGCGCGTCGGGGAGGGCGACCCAGAGCTGGGCCCCGTGCAGGAACCTGGCGTGCGGCTTCGGGCTCTCCTCGGAGTGGCTGATGGCCCGGCCCGACGTCATCAGCCCCAGTTCACGGGGCCGGATCGTCTTCAGGCTGCCGAGGCTGTCGCGGTGCAGGACCTCGCCGTCGTGCAGCCAGCTGACCGTCTGGAGCCCCATGTGAGGGTGCGGTGGGACCTGCATCCCGGGCTCGTCGGCGATGTCGTCGGGGCCGTAGTGATCGACGAAGGCCCAGGCTCCGACCATCCGCCGCCCCAGGTTGGGCAGCAGCCGGCGGACCTCGGTGGACTCACCCAGCTGGACATGGCGCGGGGAGAGGAGTTCCCGCACCGGCTCGGCTACGACGAAGCCACGCCCTCCGCAGACGGTGGGCGTGGCCTGGCGATCGAGATTGCTCATGGTGCCCAACCTATTCCCGTACGGGCGTGGAGGACCGGCCCCCCACGCCGAACACTTAGTGGAATATTAAACTACCCCATGCTGTTGGCACGCTCGTCAGGCACTTCGGCCGAGGAGGACAAGTGGAAGAGAGCTACTACGAGTTCGGTACGCCCGCCGAGCGCTGGGACCGGGCGCGGATGTTCTTCGAGGCGAAGGAGTACATGACGGCCGCGCGGATCCTGCGCGGACTGGTCGAGGAGGCGCCCGGCCAGGTCGCGCCGCGGCTGCTGCTGGCGAGGGCCTACTACCACTCGGCGCGTCTGGCCAAGGCCGAACAGGAACTGCGTGAGGTGCTGGAGCGCGACCCGGTCGAGGACTACGCGCGGCTGATGCTCGGGCGCACCCTGGAGCGCCAGGGCCGGCACGCCGAGGCGGCGACCCACCTGCGCCTGGCGGCGGCCCTCACCGGGGACCTCGGCCCCGGACAGCCCGCTCCGTGAACCGGCGGACGCCTGCGTGGTGAACCGGTGGGAACCGGCGTGGTGAACCGGTGGACGCCGGCCCGTGCACGACAGGCGGGCCGGCGTCCGGTCTTTCCGGCCGGTCCGCCCTCACACGGGCGGCAGTACGACCGCGGTCAGGACGAAGCCCTTCTCCGCCAGCCACTCTCCCTCGAACACCTGCGGCATTCCCGGGGCCGTGCGCAGCAGCCGCGCCGTGAAGGTGCCCCGGCACTCCGCCGTGGCGCGGCGGTGGAAGCTGATGTCGGCCTCCAGGAAGTCGAGTTCGATACGGGTGAGCGGGAACCACGCCTTGAAGACGCTCTCCTTGGCGCTGAAGAGCAGTCTGTCCCAGTGCGGTGACGGGCCGTTCGCGCCGGGGGCGGGCCGCCTCCGCTCGGAGGGCAGCGAGACGGA
This DNA window, taken from Streptomyces nitrosporeus, encodes the following:
- a CDS encoding zinc-dependent alcohol dehydrogenase family protein, giving the protein MRGAVIHAPGDVRFETLDDPKILKSTDAVIRTAVTCVCGSDLWPYRGAEPIGDPHPMGHEYVGFVEEVGSEVTSVKPGQFVVGSFATSDNTCANCRNGFPSNCLHREFMSACQAEYVRIPDAQGTLVATDEVPDEETWPGLLAVSDVMGTGWWAADAAEVGPGSTAVVVGDGAVGLCAVIAAKERGAERIIAMSRHASRQRLAQEFGATDIVTERGEEGVARIKELTGGIGADSVLECVGTGEAMRQALHSARPGGNVGFVGVPHEVAIDGQELFFSHAGLRGGPAPVRRYLPDLIDRVLTGRISPGKVFDLILPLEQVAEGYKAMDERRAIKALLKP
- a CDS encoding helix-turn-helix transcriptional regulator: MDNQAEVREFLTSRRAKITPEQAGLPAGSRRRVPGLRRSEVAALADVSVEYYAKLERGSLAGVSPAVLEAVARALQLDDAERAHLLHLAQAADGSDVLTRPRRRAARRWKPHPSLQWTLDAVTEGPAFVRNGRMDLLAVNRLARAFYADVYADLHNQENLARFTFLSPDARRFYPDWDQAADITVAILRTEAGRNPHDKDLHDLVGELSTRSDAFRTRWGAHDVRHHGTGFKRYHHAAVGELTLAYEGLEMAAEPGLTLTIYTAEPASSSEEGLRLLASWAATPRAPTPEPHAGD
- a CDS encoding pirin family protein, with the protein product MSNLDRQATPTVCGGRGFVVAEPVRELLSPRHVQLGESTEVRRLLPNLGRRMVGAWAFVDHYGPDDIADEPGMQVPPHPHMGLQTVSWLHDGEVLHRDSLGSLKTIRPRELGLMTSGRAISHSEESPKPHARFLHGAQLWVALPDAHRNVEPHFQHHADLPTVTAPGLTATVILGELDGARSPGTAYTPIVGADLALTRGTVTRLPLDPDFEYAVLSMSGEAEVDGVPVLPGSMLYLGCGRTGLPLRAESDAELMLLGGEPFEEEIVMWWNFVGRTQDDIAQAREDWMNSDRFGTVRGYDGPPIPAPALPDVALKPRGRVR
- a CDS encoding tetratricopeptide repeat protein; translated protein: MEESYYEFGTPAERWDRARMFFEAKEYMTAARILRGLVEEAPGQVAPRLLLARAYYHSARLAKAEQELREVLERDPVEDYARLMLGRTLERQGRHAEAATHLRLAAALTGDLGPGQPAP